One segment of Bacillus alkalisoli DNA contains the following:
- a CDS encoding TatD family hydrolase, with translation MLFDTHAHLNALQYEEDLQEVIQRAQEEKVTNIVVVGFDRETIEKAMELTNKYDFIYAAIGWHPVDAIDLTDEHLHWIEELASHPKVVAIGETGLDYYWDKSPKEVQKEAFRKQIHLAKKVKLPIIIHNRDATADVVEILKQEKAEEVGGIMHCFTGSAEVAQQCMEMNFYISFGGPITFKNAKKPKEVAMEIPLDRILIETDCPYLTPHPFRGKRNEPSYVKYVAEQIAELKELSYEEVAKVTTDNAKRLFGIK, from the coding sequence ATGTTATTTGATACACATGCACATTTAAATGCGTTGCAATATGAAGAAGACTTACAAGAAGTAATTCAACGAGCACAAGAAGAAAAAGTAACAAACATCGTAGTAGTTGGCTTCGACCGAGAAACAATTGAAAAAGCAATGGAACTAACAAATAAATATGACTTTATTTATGCAGCAATAGGGTGGCATCCAGTTGATGCAATTGACTTAACTGATGAACACTTGCATTGGATTGAAGAATTGGCATCACATCCTAAAGTAGTGGCAATTGGCGAAACTGGATTAGACTATTATTGGGACAAGTCTCCAAAAGAAGTACAAAAAGAAGCATTCCGAAAGCAAATTCATTTAGCGAAAAAAGTAAAATTGCCAATCATTATTCATAATCGTGATGCGACAGCAGATGTGGTGGAAATTTTGAAACAAGAAAAGGCAGAAGAAGTTGGAGGAATTATGCATTGCTTCACAGGTAGTGCAGAAGTAGCCCAACAATGTATGGAAATGAACTTTTACATATCATTTGGTGGACCCATTACATTTAAAAATGCAAAAAAACCAAAAGAAGTTGCAATGGAAATACCGTTAGATCGCATTTTAATTGAAACCGACTGTCCATACTTAACTCCCCATCCATTCCGTGGAAAGCGTAATGAACCTAGCTATGTAAAGTATGTAGCAGAACAAATTGCAGAACTTAAAGAGTTAAGTTATGAAGAAGTTGCAAAAGTAACAACTGACAATGCAAAAAGATTATTCGGGATAAAGTGA
- the metG gene encoding methionine--tRNA ligase, translated as MVENKKTYYITTPIYYPSDKLHIGHAYTTVAGDAMARYKRMRGFDVMYLTGTDEHGQKIQRKAEEKGITPQEYVDEIVAGIKELWGKMDISYDDFIRTTEPRHKEIVEKIFARLVEQGDIYLDEYEGWYSVPDETYYREHQLVDPIMENGKVVGGKSPDSGHPVELVREQSYFFRMGKYVDRLLKFYEDNPEFIQPESRKNEMINNFIKPGLEDLAVSRTSFDWGVKVPNDPKHVVYVWIDALSNYITALGYGTDNDENYLKYWPADVHLVGKEIVRFHTIYWPIMLMALDLPLPKKVFAHGWLLMKDGKMSKSKGNVVDPVTLIDRYGLDALRYYLLREVPFGSDGVFTPEGFVDRVNFDLANDLGNLLNRTVAMIDKYFDGTVPAYSGSVTEFDATLSNLAKETVERYEEAMEKMEFSVALTSIWQLVSRTNKYIDETQPWVLAKDEAKKNELASVMVHLAESLRQIGVLLKPFLTQAPKHIFDQLGVKEEALTNWESLQQFGLIPAGAQITKSSPIFPRLDVAEEVEYIKTAMAPSQPKVEEVSDVSPVEKPETEEITIDDFMKVDLRVAQVLHAEPVKKANKLLKLQLDLGYEKRQVVSGIAQFYKPEELIGKKVICVTNLKPVTLRGELSEGMILAGSHDGKLALVSVAEGLPNGAKVK; from the coding sequence ATGGTAGAAAATAAAAAAACATATTATATTACAACACCAATCTATTATCCAAGTGATAAATTACATATTGGCCATGCGTACACAACGGTAGCTGGAGATGCAATGGCGCGTTATAAAAGAATGCGTGGTTTTGACGTTATGTATTTAACAGGTACAGATGAACATGGTCAAAAGATACAACGTAAAGCAGAGGAGAAAGGGATTACTCCTCAAGAATACGTAGATGAAATTGTTGCTGGAATAAAAGAACTATGGGGCAAGATGGATATTTCCTATGACGATTTTATACGTACAACTGAACCTAGACATAAAGAAATTGTCGAAAAGATTTTTGCACGCTTAGTAGAGCAGGGTGATATATACCTAGATGAGTATGAAGGTTGGTACTCTGTACCAGATGAAACGTATTATCGTGAGCACCAGTTGGTAGACCCGATTATGGAAAATGGCAAGGTTGTAGGGGGGAAAAGTCCAGACAGTGGACACCCAGTTGAATTAGTAAGAGAACAATCCTACTTTTTCAGAATGGGTAAGTATGTAGACAGACTATTAAAGTTTTATGAGGACAATCCAGAATTTATCCAACCAGAGTCTCGAAAAAATGAGATGATTAATAATTTCATTAAACCAGGACTAGAAGACTTAGCGGTTTCCCGTACTTCTTTTGACTGGGGAGTTAAAGTACCTAATGATCCGAAACACGTTGTATATGTTTGGATTGACGCTTTATCTAACTACATTACAGCATTAGGCTACGGTACAGACAATGATGAAAACTACTTAAAATATTGGCCGGCGGATGTTCATTTAGTTGGGAAAGAGATTGTTCGATTCCATACTATTTATTGGCCGATTATGTTAATGGCATTAGACTTACCGTTACCTAAAAAGGTTTTTGCTCATGGTTGGTTATTGATGAAGGACGGGAAAATGTCCAAATCTAAAGGGAATGTTGTGGATCCTGTAACGTTAATTGATCGTTATGGATTAGATGCGCTTCGTTATTACTTATTACGCGAAGTACCATTTGGTTCTGATGGTGTATTTACTCCGGAAGGGTTCGTCGACAGAGTAAACTTCGATTTAGCAAATGACCTTGGAAATTTATTAAATAGAACAGTTGCGATGATAGATAAATACTTTGATGGAACAGTGCCAGCATATAGCGGGTCTGTAACAGAGTTTGATGCAACTTTAAGTAATTTAGCTAAAGAAACGGTAGAGAGATATGAAGAAGCGATGGAAAAAATGGAATTTTCTGTGGCTCTAACTTCTATTTGGCAATTAGTAAGCCGAACCAATAAGTATATTGATGAAACACAACCGTGGGTGTTAGCGAAAGATGAAGCAAAAAAGAATGAATTAGCATCTGTAATGGTTCATTTAGCGGAATCACTTCGTCAAATAGGTGTTTTACTAAAACCATTTTTAACACAAGCACCAAAGCACATCTTCGACCAACTTGGTGTTAAAGAAGAAGCATTAACAAACTGGGAAAGCTTGCAGCAATTTGGCCTTATTCCTGCAGGTGCACAGATTACAAAATCTTCCCCAATCTTCCCACGATTGGATGTGGCGGAAGAAGTAGAATACATTAAAACGGCAATGGCCCCTTCACAACCTAAAGTGGAAGAAGTAAGTGACGTTTCTCCTGTTGAAAAACCAGAAACAGAAGAAATAACAATCGACGACTTCATGAAAGTTGATTTACGCGTCGCTCAAGTTTTACACGCAGAACCAGTGAAAAAGGCTAACAAGCTGTTAAAGTTACAATTAGATTTAGGTTATGAAAAAAGGCAAGTAGTTTCTGGTATTGCCCAATTCTACAAGCCAGAAGAACTTATAGGTAAGAAAGTCATCTGTGTAACAAACTTAAAGCCAGTAACATTACGTGGAGAACTTTCTGAAGGAATGATTCTAGCAGGATCCCATGATGGAAAACTTGCCTTAGTGTCGGTTGCAGAAGGCTTGCCAAATGGAGCAAAAGTAAAATAA
- a CDS encoding AbrB/MazE/SpoVT family DNA-binding domain-containing protein, whose product MKSTGIVRKVDELGRVVIPIELRRTLGIAEKDALEIYVDEEKIILKKYKPNMTCQVTGEVSDANLTLAEGKIILSREGAEKIMAEIQSNLVK is encoded by the coding sequence ATGAAATCTACAGGTATTGTACGTAAAGTTGATGAATTAGGTCGTGTAGTTATTCCAATCGAGTTACGCAGAACTTTAGGAATTGCAGAAAAAGATGCTTTAGAAATTTATGTGGACGAAGAGAAAATCATCTTAAAGAAATATAAGCCAAACATGACTTGCCAAGTGACTGGTGAAGTTTCTGATGCTAACTTAACTTTAGCAGAAGGAAAAATTATCTTAAGTCGTGAAGGCGCAGAAAAGATCATGGCTGAGATTCAATCTAACCTTGTAAAATAA
- the rsmI gene encoding 16S rRNA (cytidine(1402)-2'-O)-methyltransferase, with product MDLWLQKSFAEDYSFGRLYLVATPIGNLEDITFRALRILKEVDMIAAEDTRQTKKLCNYFEINTPLFSYHEHNKEQSGWKVIELLRDGKDVALVSDAGMPCISDPGFELVRMALDEHLYVIPIPGANAALSALIPSGLVPQPFYFFGFLNRSKKEKKKELEMLKKIKDTFILYESPHRLKETLAVMVEVLGERQIVMSRELTKKFEEFMRGSITQVLSYIEENGVKGECCIVVEGSGVEEVEDEVSWWTDLSVEDHVQHYVEQGHSSKDAIKEVSKERNLPKREVYQAFHIH from the coding sequence ATGGATTTATGGTTACAGAAAAGTTTTGCAGAAGATTACTCTTTTGGAAGATTGTACTTAGTGGCGACACCAATTGGTAACTTAGAAGATATTACGTTTCGCGCTTTACGCATTTTAAAAGAAGTGGATATGATAGCAGCAGAAGATACTAGACAGACAAAAAAACTTTGCAATTACTTTGAGATAAATACCCCCCTCTTTAGTTATCATGAACATAATAAAGAGCAAAGTGGTTGGAAGGTAATTGAATTATTAAGAGATGGAAAAGATGTTGCACTCGTTAGTGATGCAGGAATGCCTTGTATATCTGATCCTGGCTTTGAATTAGTAAGGATGGCATTAGATGAACATTTATATGTTATTCCTATTCCAGGAGCAAATGCAGCACTTTCTGCTTTAATACCTTCTGGATTAGTTCCACAGCCTTTCTACTTTTTTGGATTTTTAAATCGCTCCAAAAAAGAAAAAAAGAAAGAATTAGAGATGTTGAAAAAGATAAAAGATACATTTATTTTATACGAATCTCCGCATCGCTTAAAAGAAACGTTAGCTGTCATGGTTGAAGTATTAGGTGAACGTCAAATTGTAATGAGTAGAGAACTAACGAAGAAATTTGAAGAATTTATGAGAGGTTCCATTACACAAGTGCTATCTTATATAGAAGAAAACGGTGTAAAAGGAGAATGTTGCATTGTAGTAGAAGGTAGTGGCGTAGAAGAAGTAGAGGATGAGGTTTCTTGGTGGACCGATTTATCTGTAGAAGATCACGTTCAACATTATGTAGAGCAAGGACATTCTTCTAAAGATGCTATTAAGGAAGTTTCTAAAGAGAGAAACTTACCTAAACGAGAAGTGTATCAAGCATTTCATATCCATTAA
- a CDS encoding tRNA1(Val) (adenine(37)-N6)-methyltransferase yields MVKLYDDERLDYLLAEDLRIIQSPSVFSFSLDAVLLAHFAYVPIQKGKIIDLCTGNGIVPLLLSKKTNTNIQGVEIQERLHDMAIRSFAYNKLEHKLQCIHGDIKDMPTMLGHGEFDALTCNPPYFPTTHITKRNENEHYAIARHEIHCTLDDVIRVSSQLLRQGGKAAFVHRPNRLLDIVTTMRQYRLEPKRMQLIYPKKGKEANTLLIEGIKDGQPDLKILSPLYVYGEDGEYTEETKKILFGDKA; encoded by the coding sequence ATGGTTAAGTTATACGATGATGAGCGTCTAGATTATCTACTTGCAGAAGATTTACGAATTATTCAAAGCCCATCTGTTTTCTCTTTCTCATTAGATGCAGTATTATTAGCCCACTTTGCATATGTACCTATTCAAAAAGGCAAAATAATCGATTTATGTACAGGAAACGGTATCGTTCCTTTACTACTTAGTAAAAAAACAAATACCAATATTCAAGGCGTAGAAATTCAAGAAAGACTTCATGATATGGCGATAAGAAGTTTTGCCTATAATAAACTTGAACATAAATTACAATGTATTCACGGTGATATTAAAGATATGCCAACTATGTTAGGTCATGGAGAATTTGATGCTTTAACATGTAACCCTCCATATTTCCCTACGACACATATAACGAAACGAAATGAAAATGAACATTATGCTATTGCTAGGCATGAAATACATTGTACGTTAGACGATGTAATTAGGGTAAGTAGTCAATTGCTGCGCCAAGGTGGAAAAGCAGCATTTGTACACCGTCCAAATAGGCTGCTTGATATTGTAACGACTATGAGACAATATCGATTAGAGCCAAAAAGAATGCAATTAATCTATCCGAAAAAAGGCAAGGAAGCAAATACGTTATTAATAGAAGGAATAAAAGATGGACAACCTGATTTAAAAATATTATCCCCTCTTTACGTGTATGGTGAAGATGGAGAGTACACAGAAGAAACAAAAAAGATATTGTTTGGAGATAAGGCATAA
- the yabA gene encoding DNA replication initiation control protein YabA: MDKKQIFDSVTIMEEQIGHLYKQLGELKEQLALLIEENHNLNVENGHLRNRLDGQVSEKKKGNKKKLKDEKDIAEKQADIGEGYDNLARLYQEGFHICNLHFGSPRKEGDCLFCLSFLNKK; the protein is encoded by the coding sequence TTGGATAAGAAACAAATATTCGACTCTGTAACGATTATGGAAGAGCAAATAGGTCATTTATACAAACAGTTAGGTGAACTAAAAGAGCAATTAGCTCTTTTAATAGAAGAAAATCATAATTTAAATGTAGAAAATGGCCATTTGCGCAACAGATTAGATGGACAAGTTTCAGAGAAGAAAAAAGGTAATAAGAAAAAATTAAAAGATGAGAAAGACATAGCAGAAAAACAAGCAGATATTGGAGAAGGATACGACAACTTAGCACGCTTATATCAAGAAGGCTTCCATATTTGCAACCTTCATTTTGGTAGTCCGCGAAAAGAAGGCGATTGTTTATTCTGCTTGTCCTTCTTAAATAAGAAATGA
- a CDS encoding PSP1 domain-containing protein: MYDVVGVRFKKAGKIYYFDPNGLDIQENEFVIVETVRGIEFGKAVLAQKQVDENDVVLPLKKVIRIADTKDKLIVEENKKAAEEAFYTCTQKVEEHSIEMKLVDVEYTFDRNKVIFYFTADGRVDFRELVKDLAAIFRTRIELRQIGVRDEAKLLGGIGPCGRMLCCSTFLGDFEPVSIKMAKDQNLSLNPSKISGLCGRLMCCLKYENDEYESAKEQLPDLEEIIETPNGRGRVVGLNILERVLQVQLLEIEKVVEFTLEELVQDGAVSIQATD, from the coding sequence TTGTATGATGTAGTTGGAGTTCGCTTTAAAAAAGCGGGAAAAATATATTATTTCGACCCAAATGGGCTTGATATACAAGAAAATGAATTTGTTATTGTCGAAACTGTAAGAGGGATAGAGTTTGGGAAAGCGGTACTTGCACAGAAGCAAGTAGATGAGAACGATGTCGTTTTACCACTTAAGAAAGTAATCCGTATTGCAGATACGAAAGATAAATTGATTGTAGAAGAAAATAAAAAAGCGGCCGAAGAAGCTTTTTATACTTGTACACAAAAAGTAGAAGAACATTCTATTGAAATGAAGCTAGTCGATGTGGAGTATACGTTTGATCGTAACAAAGTAATCTTTTATTTCACAGCTGATGGGCGTGTCGACTTTAGAGAGCTAGTAAAAGACTTAGCTGCTATCTTTAGAACACGAATTGAATTAAGACAAATTGGTGTAAGAGACGAAGCGAAGCTTTTAGGTGGAATTGGACCTTGTGGAAGAATGTTATGTTGTTCAACGTTTTTAGGGGACTTTGAGCCAGTATCAATAAAAATGGCGAAAGATCAAAACTTATCTTTAAACCCTTCTAAAATCTCTGGACTTTGCGGACGTCTCATGTGTTGTTTAAAATACGAAAATGATGAATATGAGTCTGCAAAAGAACAACTTCCTGACTTAGAAGAAATTATTGAAACACCAAACGGTCGAGGGCGTGTAGTAGGCTTAAATATTTTAGAACGTGTTTTACAAGTACAGTTGTTAGAAATAGAAAAAGTAGTAGAATTTACACTAGAAGAGCTAGTTCAAGATGGAGCCGTTTCGATACAAGCCACAGATTAA
- the holB gene encoding DNA polymerase III subunit delta', protein MLNSWLELATLQPTVSKIVTNSLNRNRIAHAYLLDGMKGTGKKETSLLFAKSLLCKNRQSVEPCQTCSNCKRISSGNHPDVHLVEPDGNSIKKQQIQQLQEEFSKTGLESNKKIYIINHADKMTTNAANSLLKFLEEPSKGTFAFLLTENVYHILDTIVSRCQPLSFQTLTPTRLIETLQNEGHSRALSLSVSQLTNNVEEAREFCQNDWFAEARVLVIKLYELLHVRPQQVLLFIQEKWMPHFQERQQLEIGLDLLLFIYKDMLYAQLNKQEELLFIDEVTLIEKYALQTTQLRLMEHLSFILQSKSRLSSNMNAHLLMEQLVLHLQEG, encoded by the coding sequence GTGTTGAATAGTTGGTTAGAACTGGCAACGCTTCAACCGACAGTCTCAAAGATTGTAACGAATAGTTTAAATAGAAACAGAATTGCCCATGCTTATTTATTAGATGGAATGAAAGGAACTGGCAAAAAGGAAACTAGTCTTTTGTTTGCAAAGAGCTTATTATGTAAAAATAGACAGAGCGTTGAACCTTGCCAAACGTGTTCCAATTGTAAGAGAATTAGTTCAGGGAATCATCCAGATGTTCACTTAGTAGAGCCTGATGGCAATTCGATTAAAAAGCAACAAATTCAACAACTTCAAGAAGAGTTTTCTAAAACAGGACTAGAATCTAATAAAAAGATATATATCATTAATCATGCTGATAAAATGACAACGAATGCTGCAAATAGTCTTTTGAAGTTTTTAGAAGAACCAAGTAAAGGAACGTTTGCCTTTTTATTAACAGAAAATGTGTACCATATATTAGATACAATTGTTTCAAGGTGTCAACCACTTTCCTTCCAAACTTTAACACCTACCAGATTAATAGAAACATTACAAAACGAAGGACACTCAAGAGCTTTATCGCTATCTGTTTCTCAACTTACGAATAATGTCGAAGAAGCTCGAGAATTTTGTCAAAATGATTGGTTTGCAGAAGCGAGAGTTTTAGTGATAAAATTATATGAACTGTTACATGTAAGACCTCAACAAGTTCTATTATTTATTCAAGAAAAGTGGATGCCTCATTTCCAGGAAAGACAACAGTTAGAAATAGGCTTAGACTTATTATTATTTATATATAAAGACATGCTTTACGCACAATTAAATAAACAGGAAGAGCTCCTATTTATTGACGAAGTTACGTTGATTGAGAAATATGCTCTTCAAACAACACAACTTCGATTAATGGAGCATCTATCCTTTATACTACAGAGCAAGTCAAGGTTATCGTCTAACATGAATGCTCACTTGTTAATGGAGCAGTTAGTCCTACACTTGCAGGAGGGATAA
- a CDS encoding YaaR family protein: protein MKITSDIRANLEKARMDQANTKNSKAIFGDMVQKHSSKLQSQQLQTLLKDIDVAGERLVNSRTFKDIAKYKTLVKRFMEEAVEFGMELNQSHHWTYDGQSRHLQLVKEVDESLISLTEDVMNKEKSRLDILGSIGEIKGLLINLYT from the coding sequence ATGAAGATTACATCAGATATTCGCGCAAATTTAGAGAAAGCTCGTATGGATCAGGCAAATACAAAAAACTCAAAAGCTATATTTGGTGATATGGTTCAAAAACATTCCTCCAAATTACAATCACAGCAGTTACAGACTCTCCTAAAAGATATTGATGTTGCTGGAGAAAGGTTAGTAAACTCGAGAACCTTTAAAGATATCGCGAAGTATAAAACGCTAGTAAAGCGTTTTATGGAAGAGGCTGTTGAGTTTGGAATGGAACTAAATCAATCTCATCACTGGACGTATGATGGTCAATCACGCCATTTACAACTCGTTAAAGAAGTAGATGAATCTTTAATTAGTTTAACGGAAGATGTTATGAACAAAGAAAAAAGCAGGCTGGATATTTTAGGGAGTATAGGAGAAATAAAAGGTCTACTTATTAACTTATATACGTAG
- a CDS encoding cyclic-di-AMP receptor, with translation MKLIMAVIQDKDSNRLLNALVENNFRATKLASTGGFLKSGNTTFMIGTEDVRVPKALEIIKENCQQREQLVAPVSPMGGNADSYVPYPVEVEVGGATVFVLPVEGFHQF, from the coding sequence ATGAAGTTAATTATGGCAGTTATTCAAGATAAAGATAGTAATCGATTATTGAATGCTTTAGTGGAGAATAATTTCAGAGCAACAAAGCTTGCTAGTACAGGTGGATTCTTAAAATCTGGTAATACAACATTCATGATTGGTACAGAGGATGTTCGTGTACCTAAAGCGTTAGAAATAATTAAAGAAAATTGCCAGCAAAGAGAACAACTAGTTGCTCCAGTATCACCGATGGGTGGTAATGCTGATTCATATGTTCCATATCCTGTAGAAGTAGAAGTAGGTGGAGCTACCGTATTTGTTCTACCAGTAGAAGGATTTCATCAATTTTAA
- the tmk gene encoding dTMP kinase, giving the protein MRGLFITFEGPEGAGKTTVIQQLAKELKDEGIDFVLTREPGGIQIAEQIRSVILDCNNTMMDARTEALLYAAARRQHLVERVIPALESGSIVLCDRFIDSSLAYQGYARQIGVEEILSINEFATEKRMPDLTVYFDIAPEEGLKRITANNKREINRLDQEAIDFHHRVREGYLKVFDRFQDRFVKVNAERELKVVYNDVKQQVLSFIETNVSNSETMK; this is encoded by the coding sequence TTGAGAGGTTTATTTATAACATTTGAAGGTCCTGAAGGGGCTGGGAAAACGACGGTAATTCAACAACTAGCTAAAGAGTTAAAAGACGAGGGAATAGATTTTGTCTTAACGCGAGAACCAGGAGGAATCCAAATAGCTGAACAAATCAGGTCAGTCATATTAGATTGTAATAATACGATGATGGACGCAAGAACAGAAGCACTACTGTATGCGGCAGCCAGAAGACAACATTTAGTGGAGAGAGTTATACCTGCGTTAGAATCGGGAAGTATCGTTCTTTGTGACCGTTTTATTGATAGTTCATTGGCTTACCAAGGCTATGCAAGACAAATCGGTGTGGAAGAAATCTTATCTATAAATGAGTTTGCAACCGAAAAGAGAATGCCTGACTTAACGGTGTATTTTGATATTGCTCCAGAAGAAGGACTTAAACGAATTACAGCGAATAATAAACGAGAAATTAACCGATTAGATCAAGAGGCGATTGATTTTCATCATCGTGTAAGAGAAGGTTATTTAAAGGTATTTGATCGTTTTCAAGATCGCTTTGTAAAGGTAAATGCAGAACGTGAACTAAAGGTTGTCTATAATGATGTAAAGCAGCAAGTACTATCGTTTATTGAGACAAATGTTTCCAATAGCGAAACAATGAAGTAA
- a CDS encoding aminotransferase class I/II-fold pyridoxal phosphate-dependent enzyme yields the protein MRSLNQKEIPLYTTLLNHFSKSPISGHVPGHKYGSNLPNNKEIRHSFSEILKLDVTEITGLDDLHDPTGAIQDAQILAAELYKADETFFLVNGSTVGNLAMILATCSSGGKVLVQRNCHKSIMNGIELAGADPIFLSPQVHEEIGVPTSISKEQVKLALHQFEDVQAIIITNPNYYGISSSLEAIIHYAHSKKIPVLVDEAHGAHFVVGEPFPKSALLMEADVVVHSAHKTLPALTMGSYLHVKSNLVDKEKVAYYLRMLQSSSPSYPIMASLDIARYYLASFSEQDIKNVNQNIERLVLELDTIEEIEVVGNGKNKDPLKLILRSTTGLSGYELQQKLEEQNVFVELADPLNVLFILPLSHDYSFHDMISRIRKAVHNSAIKPNNLRITTEILFPMNINKLTLNFLEQNVYEVEEIQIDKAVGKISAETIVPYPPGIPVLIKGERISQEVVEYIGGLAALGARFQGADFTKKNTIQIFKVDTEKELQH from the coding sequence ATGAGATCATTAAATCAGAAGGAAATACCTTTATATACAACATTATTAAACCACTTTTCGAAAAGTCCAATATCCGGTCATGTCCCAGGGCATAAATATGGGTCAAATCTTCCAAACAATAAGGAAATACGACACAGTTTTAGTGAAATCCTAAAACTAGACGTGACAGAAATTACAGGCTTAGACGATTTGCATGATCCAACAGGTGCCATTCAAGATGCACAAATATTGGCAGCGGAACTTTATAAGGCTGATGAAACATTTTTTTTAGTAAATGGGTCAACAGTAGGGAATTTAGCTATGATATTAGCTACATGCTCTTCTGGAGGCAAAGTATTAGTGCAACGTAATTGCCATAAATCTATCATGAACGGAATTGAGCTGGCTGGTGCCGATCCAATATTTTTATCACCGCAAGTCCATGAAGAGATTGGAGTACCTACTTCTATTAGTAAAGAACAAGTGAAGTTAGCTCTTCATCAATTCGAGGATGTTCAAGCAATAATCATTACGAATCCTAATTATTATGGAATATCCAGTTCCCTTGAAGCAATAATTCATTACGCACATAGCAAGAAAATACCTGTACTGGTTGATGAGGCTCACGGAGCACACTTCGTAGTAGGAGAACCTTTTCCAAAGTCTGCTTTATTGATGGAAGCAGATGTTGTTGTTCATTCCGCTCATAAAACATTGCCTGCGCTGACGATGGGGTCCTATTTACATGTGAAAAGTAATTTAGTAGATAAAGAAAAAGTAGCATATTATTTAAGGATGTTACAATCAAGTAGCCCTTCCTACCCGATAATGGCTTCTTTAGACATTGCAAGGTATTATTTAGCCAGTTTTTCAGAACAAGATATTAAAAATGTTAATCAGAATATAGAAAGATTAGTCTTGGAACTAGATACGATAGAGGAAATCGAAGTAGTTGGAAACGGAAAAAATAAAGACCCATTAAAGTTAATTTTACGATCTACAACCGGATTAAGTGGTTACGAACTTCAACAAAAATTAGAAGAGCAGAATGTTTTCGTCGAATTAGCAGACCCATTAAATGTACTTTTTATTTTGCCATTGAGTCATGATTATTCATTTCATGATATGATAAGTAGAATAAGAAAAGCAGTTCATAACAGCGCAATAAAACCAAATAATTTGAGGATAACAACTGAAATTTTGTTTCCTATGAATATAAATAAATTAACTCTAAATTTTTTAGAGCAAAATGTATATGAAGTAGAAGAAATACAAATAGACAAAGCAGTTGGTAAGATATCCGCAGAAACAATTGTACCATATCCACCTGGGATTCCAGTTTTAATAAAAGGAGAACGTATTTCACAAGAGGTAGTGGAATATATAGGGGGTTTGGCGGCTCTAGGAGCTCGTTTTCAAGGTGCGGATTTTACAAAAAAGAATACTATCCAAATTTTTAAGGTAGATACAGAAAAGGAGTTACAACATTGA
- a CDS encoding sigma factor G inhibitor Gin — MKSTVHSSVGEICIVCEIEKQRGIHLYTEFICTDCEKDMINTNTDDPKYHYYLKQLKKITIPRIYS, encoded by the coding sequence ATGAAGTCAACCGTTCATTCATCAGTTGGGGAGATATGTATTGTCTGTGAGATTGAAAAACAGAGAGGGATTCATCTCTATACAGAGTTTATTTGCACAGACTGTGAGAAAGATATGATTAATACAAATACAGATGACCCAAAATATCATTATTACTTAAAGCAATTAAAGAAAATAACTATACCTAGAATATATTCGTAG
- a CDS encoding DUF6954 family protein — protein MKFLIYLIFTMLFSFVTFFGLGPVLMADGLTGERMLTLLIVIFIYVVLTFVFIKCRNKIKHKN, from the coding sequence ATGAAATTCCTTATTTATTTAATCTTTACTATGCTATTTAGTTTCGTAACTTTTTTCGGATTGGGTCCAGTATTAATGGCAGATGGATTGACAGGCGAGCGAATGCTTACGCTGTTAATAGTTATCTTTATATATGTAGTACTAACTTTTGTGTTTATAAAATGTAGAAATAAAATCAAGCACAAGAATTAA
- a CDS encoding DUF5316 family protein, with protein sequence MFIFFLFIGVISFLISSVFAGAWTSEQQKQKYYTEAAEKRKFRNKIAFIFGTFGIVSFIMCAVSFFL encoded by the coding sequence ATGTTCATATTCTTCCTATTTATAGGTGTAATAAGCTTTCTTATATCAAGTGTTTTTGCAGGCGCTTGGACTTCTGAACAACAAAAACAGAAATATTACACTGAAGCTGCAGAAAAAAGAAAGTTTAGGAATAAGATAGCTTTCATTTTTGGCACATTTGGAATAGTTTCATTTATTATGTGTGCAGTTTCTTTCTTCTTGTAA